In the Limanda limanda chromosome 10, fLimLim1.1, whole genome shotgun sequence genome, one interval contains:
- the LOC133011970 gene encoding long-chain-fatty-acid--CoA ligase 1-like codes for MLSKEIFQRLRLPDLDDVRQCVRSVPAPVLVSVGAVAAATAYYLATRPKALPSVCDLHMQSVEVPGGDFARISTLLNGAAHLSHVYDDGRTMYEFFLRGARVSNNGACLGSRKPKQPYEWISYGEVKERAENLGSAFVHKGHSKTTDPHIGIFSQNRPEWNITELACYTYSLVSVPLYDTLGREAIDYILDKASIHTIVCDVVEKVNLVLDCAKNRKHTVKTIVLMETPSPDLVSRGRQAGIHILSLQEMEAIGKAKHHQPVPPQPDDMAVICFTSGTTGDPKGALLTHRNIVSNCSSFIKLTESWYSFSASDVHISFLPLAHMFERVAQGVMLVHGARIGFFQGDIRRLTDDLNTLKPTVFPAVPRVLNRMYDKIFGKANTTLERWLLGFAYRRKEAELKKGIVRRDSIWDRLIFRKVQDSLGGRIRLMFTGAAPISPVVLTFLRAAIGCQFYEGYGQTECTAGCTMNIPGDWSAGHVGAPLPCNSIKLVDVPEMNYLAVNGEGEVCVKGTNVFKGYLKDPVKTAETIDADGWLHTGDVGKWLPNGTLKIVDRKKHIFKLAQGEYIAPEKIETIYLRSDAVAQVFVHGDSLQACLVAVVVPDHDFLSGWTKKTLGLEGHYQDLCGRADVKAAILVDMVRIGKEGGLKSFEQVRATYIHTELFSIENGLLTPTMKAKRNELRQHFRPQIEELYAGITM; via the exons ATGCTGAGCAAGGAGATCTTCCAGAGGCTGAGGTTGCCAGATCTGGATGATGTTCGTCAGTGCGTCAGGAGCGTCCCTGCCCCCGTGCTTGTTAGTGTGGGGGCAGTTGCTGCTGCGACCGCATACTACCTGGCAACACGCCCCAAGGCACTCCCATCAGTCTGTGACCTCCACATGCAGTCAGTTGAGGTTCCG GGCGGAGATTTTGCACGCATATCAACTCTTCTGAACGGAGCTGCTCACTTGTCTCATGTGTATGATGACGGCAGGACAATGTACGAGTTCTTCCTCAGAGGAGCCCGAGTCTCCA ATAATGGTGCCTGCCTGGGCTCCAGGAAACCAAAACAGCCCTATGAATGGATATCATATGGAGAG GTCAAGGAGCGAGCAGAGAATCTGGGTTCCGCATTTGTTCACAAAGGACACTCCAAGACCACCGACCCCCACATCGGCATCTTCTCTCAGAACAGACCTGAG TGGAACATCACTGAGCTGGCATGTTACACATATTCACTAGTGTCAGTCCCTCTGTACGACACCCTGGGAAGAGAGGCCATTGACTACATTTTGGACAAAG cGTCCATCCACACGATTGTGTGTGACGTGGTAGAAAAAGTCAACCTGGTACTTGACTGTGCCaagaacaggaaacacactgtgaaAACCATCGTTCTAATGGAGACACCAAGTCCAGACCTGGTCAGCAGGGGGCGACAGGCTGGAATTCACATCCTCAGTCTGCAAGAGATGGAG GCTATTGGGAAAGCCAAGCATCACCAACCAGTG CCTCCGCAGCCTGACGACATGGCAGTGATCTGCTTTACCAGCGGAACAACAG gagaTCCAAAGGGAGCTTTGTTGACACACAGGAATATTGTGTCCAACTGCTCATCCTTCATCAAATTGACAGAG AGTTGGTATTCTTTTAGTGCCAGTGATGTCCACATATCCTTCCTGCCGTTGGCTCATATGTTTGAGAGAGTAGCACAG GGAGTGATGTTAGTCCATGGAGCAAGGATCGGCTTTTTCCAGGGAGACATTCGTCGGCTGACAGACGACCTGAACACACTGAAACCGACTGTGTTTCCTGCGGTGCCCCGAGTCCTCAACAGAATGTATGATAAG aTCTTTGGCAAGGCTAACACCACTTTGGAGCGCTGGCTGCTGGGGTTTGCctacaggaggaaggaggcagagCTGAAGAAAGGCATCGTGAGGAGAGACAGTATCTGGGATCGACTAATCTTCAGGAAGGTCCAG GACAGCCTCGGTGGTCGTATTCGTCTCATGTTCACAGGAGCCGCTCCCATCTCTCCTGTTGTTCTCACTTTCCTCAGAGCTGCAATAGGCTGTcag TTCTATGAAGGCTATGGACAAACCGAGTGCACTGCTGGCTGCACAATGAACATCCCAGGAGACTGGAGCGCAG GTCATGTTGGAGCTCCTCTGCCCTGTAACTCAATCAAACTGGTGGATGTGCCCGAGATGAACTATCTGGCTGTAaacggagagggagag GTGTGTGTGAAGGGTACAAACGTGTTCAAGGGCTATCTGAAGGACCCAGTGAAGACAGCAGAGACTATTGATGCAGATGGCTGGCTTCATACAGGAGACGTTGGAAAATGGCTTCCA AATGGTACACTGAAGATTGTGGACAGGAAGAAGCACATCTTTAAGCTGGCACAGGGGGAGTACATTGCTCCTGAAAAGATCGAGACTATCTACCTGAGGAGTGATGCAGTGGCACAGGTCTTTGTGCATGGAGACAGCCTGCAG GCATGTCTGGTAGCAGTGGTGGTCCCCGACCATGACTTCCTATCTGGCTGGACCAAGAAGACACTGGGCCTGGAGGGCCACTACCAGGATCTATGTGGAAGAGCG GATGTGAAGGCAGCCATCCTGGTGGACATGGTGCGAATTGGAAAGGAAGGAGGCCTCAAGTCCTTTGAGCAG gtTAGGGCCACCTACATCCACACCGAGCTGTTCTCAATCGAGAATGGCCTTCTCACTCCGACGATGAAGGCCAAGAGGAACGAACTGCGGCAACACTTCAGACCCCAGATAGAAGAGCTGTACGCTGGGATCACAATGTAG
- the st3gal5 gene encoding lactosylceramide alpha-2,3-sialyltransferase isoform X3: MRLPLHWAAHRCVFVVCVVLCLLGLVMVSLPLNGKRANKPLNRHVSSVHKRLVHEHVHKVLEAQCQPGHTRKNLLTRLPASGHGTQPFLWKDMPLPDQLFMYPLPFGLKGVGSKVEDLLKLLENSHSAQPSDKCRHCLVVGNGGILRGLELGRLIDRFDTIIRLNSGPLGEFSVDVGNRTSIRMSYPESTPLRWVDTDPHTLFVAVVYKSVDISWLSAMINKQAVSVWNRLFFWQKVPNQIPLELRRFRLLNPHVIRETAIDLLKYPPPRPRLWGWDQNVPTLGVSALNLASLLCDEVSLAGFGYNLSQQAAPLHYYDHLPMSAMLQQKMHNVDRETKFLQSLVREGTITDLTGGIHCSFCSS; the protein is encoded by the exons ATGAGGCTTCCTTTACACTGGGCAGCACACAG atgtgtgtttgtcgtgtgtgtggttttatgtTTGCTGGGCTTGGTGATGGTCTCTCTCCCACTAAATGGAAAACGGGCAAACAAACCTCTGAACAGGCACGTGAGCAGTGTACATAAAAGG CTGGTTCATGAGCACGTGCACAAAGTTCTGGAGGCGCAGTGTCAGCCCGGCCACACTCGGAAGAACTTGTTGACTCGACTCCCTGCTTCCGGCCATGGTACTCAGCCCTTCTTGTGGAAGGACATGCCCCTCCCCGATCAGCTTTTCATGTATCCACTTCCTTTTGGGTTAAAGGGAGTTGGCAGCAAAGTAGAGGATCTTCTGAAGCTG ctggaaaactCTCACTCTGCTCAGCCATCAGATAAATGTCGGCACTGTTTGGTCGTGGGGAATGGAGGCATACTCAGAGGCCTGGAGCTCGGCCGCCTGATAGACAGATTTGACACCATCATCAG GTTAAACAGTGGTCCTCTGGGAGAGTTCAGTGTCGATGTTGGAAATCGAACCAGCATCAGAATGAGTTACCCAGAAAGCACGCCGCTCCGCTGGGTGGATACAGACCCTCACACTCTGTTTGTTGCTGTGGTGTATAAAAGTGTGGACATCAGCTGGTTGTCTGCCATGATCAACAAGCAAGCTGTG TCTGTGTGGAACAGATTATTCTTCTGGCAGAAGGTTCCAAATCAAATCCCTCTTGAGCTGCGGAGGTTCAGACTTTTAAACCCACATGTCATCAGAGAGACGGCAATAGACCTGCTGAAGTACCCTCCACCCAGACCACGCCTGTGGGGCTGGGACCAG aaTGTGCCCACCCTGGGTGTCTCTGCACTGAACTTAGCCAGTCTGTTGTGCGATGAGGTCAGCCTGGCAGGCTTTGGCTACAACCTCTCCCAGCAGGCGGCGCCACTGCACTACTACGACCACCTGCCCATGAGTGCCATGCTGCAGCAGAAGATGCACAAcgtggacagagagacaaagttCCTACAGAGCCTTGTGAGAGAGGGAACCATCACTGACCTTACAGGCGGGATTCACTGCTCCTTCTGCTCGAGCTGA
- the st3gal5 gene encoding lactosylceramide alpha-2,3-sialyltransferase isoform X1, with product MKVLLLFSYSIFRCSLMELMISSHPMNCVTVSRTRPLRARGPPAAAKIHEDFPESRVNANNMRLPLHWAAHRCVFVVCVVLCLLGLVMVSLPLNGKRANKPLNRHVSSVHKRLVHEHVHKVLEAQCQPGHTRKNLLTRLPASGHGTQPFLWKDMPLPDQLFMYPLPFGLKGVGSKVEDLLKLLENSHSAQPSDKCRHCLVVGNGGILRGLELGRLIDRFDTIIRLNSGPLGEFSVDVGNRTSIRMSYPESTPLRWVDTDPHTLFVAVVYKSVDISWLSAMINKQAVSVWNRLFFWQKVPNQIPLELRRFRLLNPHVIRETAIDLLKYPPPRPRLWGWDQNVPTLGVSALNLASLLCDEVSLAGFGYNLSQQAAPLHYYDHLPMSAMLQQKMHNVDRETKFLQSLVREGTITDLTGGIHCSFCSS from the exons GTACTGCTGCTGTTTTCGTATTCTATCTTCCGGTGTTCACTAATGGAGCTAATGATTAGCTCACATCCAATGAACTGTGTCACTGTGTCCAGGACAAGACCCCTGAGAGCCAGAGGGCCTCCTGCCGCAGCAAAGATACATGAAGACTTCCCAGAATCCCGTGTGAATGCGAACAACATGAGGCTTCCTTTACACTGGGCAGCACACAG atgtgtgtttgtcgtgtgtgtggttttatgtTTGCTGGGCTTGGTGATGGTCTCTCTCCCACTAAATGGAAAACGGGCAAACAAACCTCTGAACAGGCACGTGAGCAGTGTACATAAAAGG CTGGTTCATGAGCACGTGCACAAAGTTCTGGAGGCGCAGTGTCAGCCCGGCCACACTCGGAAGAACTTGTTGACTCGACTCCCTGCTTCCGGCCATGGTACTCAGCCCTTCTTGTGGAAGGACATGCCCCTCCCCGATCAGCTTTTCATGTATCCACTTCCTTTTGGGTTAAAGGGAGTTGGCAGCAAAGTAGAGGATCTTCTGAAGCTG ctggaaaactCTCACTCTGCTCAGCCATCAGATAAATGTCGGCACTGTTTGGTCGTGGGGAATGGAGGCATACTCAGAGGCCTGGAGCTCGGCCGCCTGATAGACAGATTTGACACCATCATCAG GTTAAACAGTGGTCCTCTGGGAGAGTTCAGTGTCGATGTTGGAAATCGAACCAGCATCAGAATGAGTTACCCAGAAAGCACGCCGCTCCGCTGGGTGGATACAGACCCTCACACTCTGTTTGTTGCTGTGGTGTATAAAAGTGTGGACATCAGCTGGTTGTCTGCCATGATCAACAAGCAAGCTGTG TCTGTGTGGAACAGATTATTCTTCTGGCAGAAGGTTCCAAATCAAATCCCTCTTGAGCTGCGGAGGTTCAGACTTTTAAACCCACATGTCATCAGAGAGACGGCAATAGACCTGCTGAAGTACCCTCCACCCAGACCACGCCTGTGGGGCTGGGACCAG aaTGTGCCCACCCTGGGTGTCTCTGCACTGAACTTAGCCAGTCTGTTGTGCGATGAGGTCAGCCTGGCAGGCTTTGGCTACAACCTCTCCCAGCAGGCGGCGCCACTGCACTACTACGACCACCTGCCCATGAGTGCCATGCTGCAGCAGAAGATGCACAAcgtggacagagagacaaagttCCTACAGAGCCTTGTGAGAGAGGGAACCATCACTGACCTTACAGGCGGGATTCACTGCTCCTTCTGCTCGAGCTGA
- the st3gal5 gene encoding lactosylceramide alpha-2,3-sialyltransferase isoform X2, producing MTDLLLSRTRPLRARGPPAAAKIHEDFPESRVNANNMRLPLHWAAHRCVFVVCVVLCLLGLVMVSLPLNGKRANKPLNRHVSSVHKRLVHEHVHKVLEAQCQPGHTRKNLLTRLPASGHGTQPFLWKDMPLPDQLFMYPLPFGLKGVGSKVEDLLKLLENSHSAQPSDKCRHCLVVGNGGILRGLELGRLIDRFDTIIRLNSGPLGEFSVDVGNRTSIRMSYPESTPLRWVDTDPHTLFVAVVYKSVDISWLSAMINKQAVSVWNRLFFWQKVPNQIPLELRRFRLLNPHVIRETAIDLLKYPPPRPRLWGWDQNVPTLGVSALNLASLLCDEVSLAGFGYNLSQQAAPLHYYDHLPMSAMLQQKMHNVDRETKFLQSLVREGTITDLTGGIHCSFCSS from the exons GACAAGACCCCTGAGAGCCAGAGGGCCTCCTGCCGCAGCAAAGATACATGAAGACTTCCCAGAATCCCGTGTGAATGCGAACAACATGAGGCTTCCTTTACACTGGGCAGCACACAG atgtgtgtttgtcgtgtgtgtggttttatgtTTGCTGGGCTTGGTGATGGTCTCTCTCCCACTAAATGGAAAACGGGCAAACAAACCTCTGAACAGGCACGTGAGCAGTGTACATAAAAGG CTGGTTCATGAGCACGTGCACAAAGTTCTGGAGGCGCAGTGTCAGCCCGGCCACACTCGGAAGAACTTGTTGACTCGACTCCCTGCTTCCGGCCATGGTACTCAGCCCTTCTTGTGGAAGGACATGCCCCTCCCCGATCAGCTTTTCATGTATCCACTTCCTTTTGGGTTAAAGGGAGTTGGCAGCAAAGTAGAGGATCTTCTGAAGCTG ctggaaaactCTCACTCTGCTCAGCCATCAGATAAATGTCGGCACTGTTTGGTCGTGGGGAATGGAGGCATACTCAGAGGCCTGGAGCTCGGCCGCCTGATAGACAGATTTGACACCATCATCAG GTTAAACAGTGGTCCTCTGGGAGAGTTCAGTGTCGATGTTGGAAATCGAACCAGCATCAGAATGAGTTACCCAGAAAGCACGCCGCTCCGCTGGGTGGATACAGACCCTCACACTCTGTTTGTTGCTGTGGTGTATAAAAGTGTGGACATCAGCTGGTTGTCTGCCATGATCAACAAGCAAGCTGTG TCTGTGTGGAACAGATTATTCTTCTGGCAGAAGGTTCCAAATCAAATCCCTCTTGAGCTGCGGAGGTTCAGACTTTTAAACCCACATGTCATCAGAGAGACGGCAATAGACCTGCTGAAGTACCCTCCACCCAGACCACGCCTGTGGGGCTGGGACCAG aaTGTGCCCACCCTGGGTGTCTCTGCACTGAACTTAGCCAGTCTGTTGTGCGATGAGGTCAGCCTGGCAGGCTTTGGCTACAACCTCTCCCAGCAGGCGGCGCCACTGCACTACTACGACCACCTGCCCATGAGTGCCATGCTGCAGCAGAAGATGCACAAcgtggacagagagacaaagttCCTACAGAGCCTTGTGAGAGAGGGAACCATCACTGACCTTACAGGCGGGATTCACTGCTCCTTCTGCTCGAGCTGA